TCTAACCCAGAAACCGCCGGATCAGATGAACGGGTCATCGATAGTTTGGTCCTTTATCCGCGATCGTTTCCCCTAGCATCAATCGTTCTGGGTGTTTTCGTCAAGGGGGCCACATCCCTGAGTTAAGGTTCTGCCGGTTCGGGTTGAGGGATGGACTGGAGATATTCCAAGGTTTCCGTGGAAGGAACCAGGACAATCTTTGTCACCGCTGGGTCATTATTGTTTTCTAACTCGGCGATGACTTTATCCAGATTACTCACCCGAACATCAATGCTGGGCGCTAAATCTGGCTGTTGTTCCCGCACCCGGGTTAACATGGATTCCAACTGCTGTCGATTGAAAAAGATGGGAATCATTTGCTGACCGTTTTGTTCGATGGTCAAATAGCCTTGTTGTGGGCCAATTGTTGCATAAAAGAGCGGTACGCCATTAAATAAAGGCATCCCATTAGATTGCGGAATTTCCTGACCTTCCTGCTGCAATTCTTCAGCGGCAAATTGCACCTGTTGTTGGACGGGAATGAATGCAAATTCTACGCGATCGGGATTATTGGCATTGGCTTGTTCTAATTCATAAACCTTGGCCAAAGAAACGGGGACAACTTGGGTGTTGCCCGCTAACTCTGGATTTTGTTGTTGTATTTTTTGAATAAACTCCTCAGCATCCCGTTGACTCATAAAGAAGCTGGCGATGGAAGCTTCTTCGTTATTATTGGTGACCGATGCGATTAAGGGAGTGCCTTCTGCGTTCGTAATTGTAAAAACTAGGACGGATTCTAGTTTTTTCATGATTTCTTGGGCAGGCAATGCGATCGCCCGATTCATTCCGGGTAGGAATTGTCCCAGAAGAACGCTTCCCATTAAACCGAGAGTTGCACTCCAGCGTACTAATGATTTCATTTTAACACCTGATAGCGATACCCGTTGATTTACTTGATTCACCACATCAAACCTCAATTGGTTTTAGGTTAATTTTTTGAAGGATTTGGTTTGTTCTTTCGCAGTTTTTGCGAGCGATCGGTAAGCTTTGGATGAAAGATCTTGCGAGAGCGGTTGCTCCTGGCTCAATCTACAACAGATTTTCCCTTAATTACAGAATTGGAAAGGATCCGGTTTATTATCTGTAGCGTTTCTATGGGCAACCCACGGGGTAGTTTCGAGGACTATTGTGAATCTGGAAGAGTTCCGTTATCCGTTAAGATATGCGATCGCCCCCTCTCCTGAGCTCCTTCTCGAATCTGCGTGAAACAGATAGACCTATTCTGAATTTGCCGATCGCCCAATTATCATAAATACCGACTTTAACCCTGTTGCGCTGCTTTCCAGGCTGTTGTAGCCTGAGCGATCTAGCCCTCTATAATAGCAGATTATTGTACCCGCCTCGCCATCTTTTATCATCCTCTTCGGGATACTCATCCTGATGGTTTTATTTCTCTGTAGCGACAAAAGGGGAGCAAAAAAAACCAGGGGTAGTTTTAGATCTCCCCCTCTTTCTGGCCGTTGGAGGGCGAATGTCGCACCACTGGTACGACATTCGCCCTCTCGTGAGGAAGACTCTAAACCCCTGGATCATTTATTTTATTGACGAAGTAGATGCAATCGGGATGACAGGATTTGAACCTGCGACATCCTGCTCCCAAAGCAGGCGCGCTACCAAGCTGCGCTACATCCCGGACAGTTGCTTTTAATTATAGCATCATCCTCGGGGTAAAAGTCAAGACTTTATTTTGGAGAGGGGGAAGGATGCAGTGGATAAACCTCTAATGGGGGCCGCTCTCCCTAAAATCCGGGTTCGAGGGGGCAGGTAGGGGCTAAACTCAAGGGAATGAAACGTTTGAAATTGCCCCTTCCACCGATTGACAAGCCTATCTAACCCGGGGATGGTAGCAACAAATTAAAATCAAGACTAGACTCCCGTTGCTTCTCAAGCCCCATCCCGTGCGAAAAAAATCAATAACCCAGACATCCAGAGGGCTTCGGTTGAGGTTAAACCGCTGCGGTTATGTGCTGATGAGATTGCCATAACTCCCGGGACTCTTGCCTAACTCGACCTTTCCTCGCCTCCTTTTGCAGGGTCATAAACGCCTGAAAATCTTCGAGGTTATATTGCGTCTGTTGTAACAACAAACGAAGGTGTTCTTCTGCTTCAAGGGTCAGATAACCTGTCACTAATGCCTGCCGTGCGATTTGGCTAATTACATTCATGAAAATGTTCTCCTAATTACATCGTTTTATAAAAAATACGCTGCTGAAAATCCCTGACCCCCAGAGTTCCTTTCTTGTTTCATAACGATAAATAAACCCGGAGAAAATCTATCTTGAGAGAGAATGGGGTCGCATTATACTCCTATAGGTAGAGGCGGCTTAGATTAATAGTGCGACTATTGACGCCACAAATTAACTTCAAATTATCTCGGTAACTTCAAGGATTAAAAATATCTTATATTTTTCCAGATTTGGGGATGATAGAATAAGAAAAAATATAAATTATTGGCGGCATCCAGTAAAGGTAGGATGCAAAAAACCTTGCAATTTAATATATTAAATTGACAAGGAATGGGTTAATTTAATGATTTTTTACCCCAGTTCGGTGAGTTCGACGGGTTGAGATTACAGGGGAATTTCGCGGCTTTAACTCATTTGCCCCAGGGGAGAGACAAGGTTATTGACATTCAGACAGTTTTATGATTAAAAGTGGCAAGAAATGGGGAACCGGCGAGAAAAAAGAGGGGTGCTTCTACCGGGTGGGGGAGGTGAGGGTTTAGGGGGTGAGGAGAGCTTGTTTCGGTGGGTTAAATCTCTG
The nucleotide sequence above comes from Laspinema palackyanum D2c. Encoded proteins:
- a CDS encoding Tic22 family protein — translated: MKSLVRWSATLGLMGSVLLGQFLPGMNRAIALPAQEIMKKLESVLVFTITNAEGTPLIASVTNNNEEASIASFFMSQRDAEEFIQKIQQQNPELAGNTQVVPVSLAKVYELEQANANNPDRVEFAFIPVQQQVQFAAEELQQEGQEIPQSNGMPLFNGVPLFYATIGPQQGYLTIEQNGQQMIPIFFNRQQLESMLTRVREQQPDLAPSIDVRVSNLDKVIAELENNNDPAVTKIVLVPSTETLEYLQSIPQPEPAEP